GGAACAAATCACATCACAATCATTCAGAAGAAAGTTTGGGTCCATAATCCAGTGGTGCATTTAGCGATGGAACATGGTGCAACTCCCGATCCCCTCGATTTTAACAAACACTGAGACCTTGTTCGACACATCATTGGTCCACTCCACTGGCTTGATCAGCAACTCGTCTTCGGCAGGTAGTCCACTTATATCCATATTCACGACCGAAGCTCGCCTTGATCCCAAGGCCTGATGAAGTGCCTCTGTTGGCGTCACAATGAGGTCTGATCTTCACGATGTCACTGACCCATTGTTCCTTGACAGTGTCTTATCGAAAGCTTTGCCTCCCCCTGGATCTACATCAAGTACTGGATATGAGAATGAGCCTCACGATGATGATTACGACGACGCCCACTAGACGGACTTGTGACAAAAGCCGCATGATACAGTCCGCAACTGTGTTCTCCAGTCAATCTCCACGCCGATGACTCGCCTGCAACCTCGTATCCGGTTTCCTTGATAGCTTTGGGCTGCACTATTCGATATCAACGCGAATATGAGTCTGAAGCAGCTAATTCTTCGGTAACCCGAACCTTTATTGATTTAGTCTCGGGCGCTCTCGTCTCGCTCATCAGTATCCAAGGGTTGCCCTGGGTCCGCATCCTCTTCCAACGCTTTCTCATCAGCCTCCCTGAAGACGAAACCTCCCCACTGCGAGGTAGCAGCCCAGCCAGCTGCATCGACAATATCTtgtctctgcctcttctgGTCCAAAGCTTCCTCTGCACTGATACCCGGTGCAAAGCCACGGACGTTCTCGCGATCAACACGTAGCCATCCCTTCCAGCCTGTTGTAATATCACCAGCTCCAACGCCACCCACAACGATAGTCCCCCACCATTCGCGACCGGCACTCGCCTTTGCGGCACTTCCATAGAGAAGAATGCCCTCTGCCTCGGCTACAAGAGCACGAGTATTGTCTGGGTCACTTCGTGCTGGGCGGTGGACGTAGACGTGTTGCAAATGAGATGGCGAACAAGTCAGGCGCGTGGTATCAAAACGACCTTCAATATCGATGACCAGAATGGCGTAGAGGTGCGGAGGGGTGATGAGGTTTGATATGAGCCTGTATAGTAGTGGCAGATGACGGCCAGATATGCCAAGACCAGCAGATTTTGTGACATGGAAGTGAGCTGCTGTGATCTCATCAAGTTCTGATATATGTGTAAGTTTGGTTGGCAGGATTTGAGGTTGATGCTGGACCTGATCCCGACTGCTCAAGCGATTGGGATCTGGAGGGAGTGAAGAGCGTAAGTTTCGAAGGACCTGTATTGATATTTTAGTAAGTCTCTAAATTCAATAAGTAGCAGTCTGAGTGTCGCTCGAAAATGTAAGCCCTTATAGTTGGCCTGGATCAAAAGTGATGTTGACTTCACTCTTTCGGTGGCTCGAGGGTAAGCCACACCAGTTCGTAAGGTCTTTGATACGTGATATGTAAAGGTATTTCGAGGGTTTCGCCGTGATTAAACGAAAGCGAAACAAAGTCAAAAGAAGCCATAGCAGTGTGATGGACTTCTCGCGACGATATCACAACATATCTAATCGTGGTGTGCTGAATGCTTGTGTCCAATAGGCAAAAAGCTTAGGCCCAAAATCTCGAGTTCAACTTACGTCTTCAAGgctcatctcaacaacctcaccTAATATCCGACTCCCCGTTGCTGTCTCCATTCTGAGACCCCGAAAGATAGTAACTTGCCAGGGGCCTTTTATTTGGATGCTGATCGTTCAGTACGATCTTCGCTGTTCTTGACAATGGGCTATCCGTGCCAAGTCTTCCACGCTTCAGAGCTTCCCGAGCGAGCGCAGACCAATCTAAGCGGCCGAAAGCGCAAATTGGATAAAGGGGTCAATAATGTCGAGCTCTCTGGATGCGAACTTCTCGAGATGCTGCAGTACAAGTGCGAAATCAAAGAGCCCGTCAAGCCGGATAGTCCTGTACAATGCTTTGCGATTGAGCGATTGTTCCGGAAGTAAGTTCTCCCCCACCTGATCCTATAATGGCGCCCCAGACATAGGTATAATGTGTCACAAATGATCTGACGTGGGCTGTCTGCTCGTACAGATGTAAAGATAAAAAGGGCTCTTTTATGGTCGAGACGACGGCTTGGGAGGGCAAAGAGTATCCTCCGGTGGGACAGAAAAGTGATGATGGAAAACACAGCAAAGACAGGACGCCTCCTCAGCACTATCACTGGTCATCAAGTTGGCACGCGCCCGACGCAGCACGATAAACCATCGATTTTAGATCAACCCAGGGCAACTTGCTATTGTCTCTGAATATCACATATAGCATGCTTACTTCTCAAGGGAGACTTTGACTCTCTTGTGAAACTCAACCGTCATTGCTAGCCCCAACAGTCTTCAGTCAAGCTGGGCATGCATCCCGTCGTGCGTACGACCGACCCAGGTAAAGAATAGGAAAAAAATGCAGCTTCAAATAATGCTTGGTTCTGCGATAGTTGACGTGAGGTTGAACATTAGAGCGCTGACTCACCTGCAGGGCTGCAAGAAGTTGATGACGGCATTGCCGGAATGGGCCGAGGTGCTCAGCAAGCAACATCTTTATCGAACCATTAGTTTACACAATCAGTACAAACTGGTACTACTTGCTAGATTTCAGACTGAGATCTGGAACAAAATTGCTCCTATCGACCAACAGTTGATGAATGcatatctaattataattcGATCACAAGGACTGCCCTGTCGATCCCAGATATACTATCAGCCTCACGAATTGCACTTCAATAGCTCATTGCCAGCATTCCAAACATATTGAAACTCGTTGCCCTTGCCCATGAATATAGAATGCACGAAGACCGTTTCAAATGAAGCGTTGGTGGTATTCTCTTCTCTACCCAGCTACACGACAAACGAAACATCGGCTAGCCGCCTAAACGTATCTATGTGCACTCCCATCTCTCATTGCCCTTGCTTAAATGACCAAGTATCGTTTCGGTCCGTTGATTTTTTTACTCGTTCTTCTGGGCAGCTCGCTCCTCTTCGAGCTTGATGTAGTAGTTGTCGCGGGCGTTGGTTCGGGGCATGTGGAAGCCGTACCTGAATCGGAATGGTAAGCATATACTCCCAGCCTCGTGTCGTGTCATCGGTGATATTGCTTACCAGAAGAAGTTGGCCATGACGAAGCCGGAGCCTGCGAGGTTGCTAGTCAGCTAGGTGCACTCCAACCAACCACATCATTCGAATTGTCAGCCCCTCGAAGAATCCTCCTCTTGAAATATGTAATTGCCAATTCATGCAATCCGATTCAATCCGTGAGAGAAATCGACGTACCGAGGGCGATGCTGAGGTCCAGGACGAGGTTTCGTCGGAGCATCTAGCGCAGTTGTCAGTCCACGAAAAGCTCTGGTACCGGGAGGCTCAGGCTCCTCTGGCCCGGTCGAGTGCGAAAAGCGAGCCATTGAGTCGAAGGAAACATACACCGGTGATGGGTCGGACGGCCATTGTGACTAGTTTACTTTTGCGAAGCTGTTCGGGCGAAGGAGCGAGGCTTTCGAGAGAGTATAGAGGTGCTGGGGAGTTTCGATGTGGTCAAGCAGGTCCAAGTTGATTCCGAAGATGGGCTGATGTTAATCGCGCTAGCACCCGAGTCACGTGTACGCTTATCGTCCGGCGTTCCGGTTGAACAACGGCGAATTATGCGGAAAAGAATCTCGCCCATTGAAACGACCTTCAGTTGGAAGATACATAGAGAGTGGTCGGTTTGCAGAGCCCGACAATATCTGCAACCATGAGTCTCCGATTTGCCGCGCGGCGGCTGGCAGTATCAGGTACGCCAACGCTCAGTCCGCCTTCTTTGCAACTCAATTGGCCCAGAAGCTACAGGGACTAATCAAGAGCTTTTCTCTATAGCAAGGACCGCACACCCTGTATCTAGTACACCAGCTCCTGTTTTCTCTGCTACTGTCGGACCCTCAGTACAACGACGGCATAAATGGGCTTCCAATCTCTTCAAAGGATGGGGCAAACCCCGGAATAAAGACGCTGGAGCTTCACCCGCACAGGACCCTACATCTCTGCTCGATGACCCCAAGAGCCGTGAAGAATATCTACAGAAGAGCATGTACAGCGGTGTGGAGGACAACATTTTCCAGGACGAGATCGAAAAAGTCAGTACCGACACCACCCCGGGTGCCCCCGAGATCGAGCAAAAGACGAAAGAGAACATGGCCATGGTTGTGGACCCCGATCCTCGAAGTCGAGTGCGTTGGCAGCGCAAGAAGGTTATTCAGATGGTTCGCCGCAACGGCCGTCTGACAAGAGACGAGCGCATTCAGATGTCAGAGCGCCAACTTCTGCACAAGAGCGAGTTCATGCCCACAAGTGTCAAGAAACTCGTAATGCTGGCCCGTCAGATCGCAGGAAAGAGCGTCGACGACGCCATTGTGCAGATGAAGTggtccaagaagaagatggcagccGAAATCGGATATTACCTTGAGGAGGCTCGAGATTTGGCTATTGCACAGCGTGGTATGGGACTCGGAAAAGTCAACAATGAGATTTTGAAAACTCCCAAGAAGATCCAAACAGTCGATGGCAAATggattgagattgaggacCCTACGCGAATGTATATCGCTCAATCGTGGGTTGGGAGGGGTCCCTGGCGTGGGAAGAGAATCGACTACAAGGGTCGTGGACGCATGGGCATCATCAGACATCCCAGCACAAGTATGCCCGCATTGGTCACATATCTGGTTTTGAAATTACTAACTCATCTCTAGGTCTAACGGTATTactcaaggaagagaagacaaGAATACGAGAGTACGAGGAGCGTgtggaaaagaagaataagaaggGACCCTGGGTGCATCTCCCCAACCGACCAGTATATGGACAGAGGCCATATTACTCGTGGTAAAACCACGACTGCCATCCGAAAATGGAGTTAAAAAGAAGAGACGGAGTCTTCAAGCGTCACCAGAGGCCACCATGTAATTTCTCATAGAAACTTGTAAGATATGTACAGTGAATGGGATGTACACTTGACTGAGATTGACGTTTACACTCCAGTGCTAACTCGATTTACTTTGTTGTGATATATTAGCTCTGGCCTTATGTTCATAAAATAATCGTCCGACGTCGAGTTGGTTCAAATCTTGTTGCCACTCATGATTAACAAATCCATCAACGTCCGCCCTTCGCGGGTAAAACCATACTGTTTCATAAAGCGGTATGTGCTGGTGCCTTGCCGAGTGGCTAATATTGCACTACAATTAGACATGTGCTATGCAGTGATTAATAGAGTGCGTATGCGATTGTCATCTGCCATATATTGATTCTGCTTAACCCCGTTTTAAACGCCGATATCTCCCACAAGCTAGCTTTGCTCAAACCATGTGTCGCGGTTCCTCGCGAGGAAGCATATCCTCATATCGATGGGACATTAGCTCAAGGTCATATCCATTCTTCTCGCCAATCGATCCCTGGTCGGGCAAGGGATAACTGCGGTCCCTGGTAGCCATAGGCGGTGACATGCTTGCCATGTTTCCACGAGGGAGATCGTGCTGGTTTTGACGCTtcttccagaagaagaaacctGCGATGCCGAGAAGTGCGAGGATACCAATAGTAACTCCAATACCAACACCGGCCTTCGCAGCACCAGACATGCCGCTGGAAgattcttccttcttgtctgagTCGTCATCTGAAGAGTCAGAGGTAGCGGCAGCACCAGCCGCCTCggaagctgttgatgagctgtCGGCATCGGTGGAGGAAGCAGAGGCCTCAGATCCAGTGGCCTGTCAATGTTTAGTATTCAGCTTCCTTCAACGCTTAATGTAACAGCCTTCTTACAGTAGGTTCGGTGGCACCGGCAGTTTCAGCCGTGGAACTCGCATCGACAACATCAGTCGAAGTAGCTTCAGGCGCCTCTGAAGTTACTGGGGGCGCAGCAGAGCTTGATGCAGCATCAGAGGTATCAGCCGCGGCAGGGGTTTccgatgttgctgctgctacTTCGGACGAAGTTGCTACAGCTGCTGCAGATGTTGTCGCTGCGCCTGAAGCCGACGTTGCGGCAGCTTCTGGAAGGGCAGGGAGTTGCTGACCTAAGTCATGTCAGTCTTCACTATTTTGTGTAAGATACTATTGAATTCTGGCAACATACCCACACAAAACCCGTTGCTCAAAAAGCTGGTAATATCGGCGTCTGCAGCATTGCATGACGGCGCTCTTGCGCACTCAGCCACACCCTTGATAAAGCTGGGGCTGACACAAATACAACCGGCCTGGGTGGCATCTGCGCAGCCCACAGTTGGCTTTACTGATTCAACACATGCGTTCTGGAGACCATCAGCACCTGTTTCGAGTGAATGCATAGTGATTAAGCGCTAGTCACTTACGACGCAGTCCTGAGCATAGACACCGAGAGTCTGTAAGGCGCCCAGCGCCACGAGAGTTGAAAGAGAGAAGCGCATGTCGGAGGAAGTATGCAGTGAGATAAAACCTCGCTACTTTGATAGATCGTTAGTAACCCGAGGTGAACCAAGTCCGAAGTTCACGACAGGCCGGATAAAGAGCTGAGTGTGAGAAGTGGTGGCAGGTGCGGTCACAGGGATGGATCGTGACAATGGTGTCTCCAAATTTGCGATAAGAACGATAAAATGCCGCAGGTAGACCCAGGCACAATCCCTCAGCAGAATCGGAAAAGAAATCTTCAAATAGAAATGAGAGACGAGTCGGACAATGTCGTGTAATGTAACAGAAGTGGCTTGGTCCAATGTGGCACTCGATGCAGCGGATGGAGGGTCCCCGGGAAGAATACGAGTGAATGAAGGTTGCGAATTTGTTGTTGTCGGTTTAGCCCAGAGTGAGCAATTCGAAAGGAAGGTGGAAAAGAACAATAAAGTAACGTaaggaaagaagaatacGAAGAATTGACCACAAGGAATGACTGGATGGTGAGATAACGAGGGACACTTGAGAGAGTGAAAGAGCCCAGCGCGGAAAGGTGGTCGTGAGaagtcgagtcgagtcgagtcgaggacaggacaggacaggacgAAAGCAGAATAGAAACGAAGCCGTTTGAGAAcggaagaaagaaaggtgGGTTCAGGTGACGACAACAGCCAAAGGGAGAGAAAGTAAGAAAGTAAAGCGATCAATTgaaatgagatgagatgagacgAAGTAAGGAATGAAGTGGACGGGGAACTGGGAAAAGAACGGGGGACCTGGTAAGATTGCACTGAGGTCAGAAAGAATGTAATGCAATGCAAACCCTCGCTCTTTCGTGGGAGGGAGCaacaagctgaagaagcagaatagggtaataataataataatgCTTCAAGCACAAGCAAGCTTGGTCCAGTGCTGTTACAGACAAGGGCGACCCAGCTCGATGGGTATCAGATCCTTCCAGGGGATGATCTAGCTTTACATAGACACGGGGGAGCCCTAGAAATAGAATAGATGGAAGCTTTCTGCCGGTCTAGGTACAGTACCTTACCTTCATCTGGGCTGCCAATTGGATGCCTGTTGGTTGTTTCTTCGCCCTCCGCCCTTGATTTTCCGACACTCTTTGTACACAAAACGCCTTGTGCATGCATTTGTGTGCCCCTGGCGGCTTGGTCTCCTGCAACACCAGGGACCGGATCCAACATCACAAAACTGACAAGCACCGCCATCAACGTCAGTTCCCTCTCTTTTCCCAAAAGGGGGCCAATCATTCCCCAAGGGCACAAGCAAGCATAGCAAGATTGCCATTCAGGGCTGCGAGAGCGTTGCTAGCGGCGGGGGGTTACTGGATATTCCCCTGGCGCCAGGTACTAGCGCCAACTATCCCAGATTCCTTAGCTCACTTGGCCTGTTTACCGCCCAATAGCCATCTCCCGAGATGGTCTCGCTTGTTTCATCTGACTACCTTACTTAGGTATTTTCTGTATGTATTGATGTGTACCTGCGGGGACTGAGAGAAAATCACACATCCTAGATGTTCTTCTCTGACTCGTCTTGTTAAGTTTCCATTACTTCGTTATGTGTGACTCTGTGAGATAAGGTATGTACCGAATGGCGCGCACGAGATTTCGGCTTCTTGCTCTCTTCTTTGTCCCTTCTCCCCTCCTTTACGTTACAGTCTTCTAGCGTCTTGGTCCTTTCGGGGCTGGTGCATCTATCTCAAACCTTATGCGGTTTGATACACGGTGACTACCAATGTTAGATTTTCTCTGACAGATACGAGACCGACACATTGGCGGAGCACAACAGATAATACGCAGACACAAATTACGCCCAGTGCAGTGCGCTTCACGAGGAGAGCCCACTTGCATTAACCAGAGGAAGCTGAGCTGCAGAAAGGaaacaactcatcaaagagcGCCATTTATGCAACCCACTTCAGAACTCGTGACTTTTATTGGGATGTGCAAGCTGCATCCCAGCAAGCCCCAGAACAATGCGAGCACAACCAACCAGGACCCAATACCCAAATCCATGCTAGAATACGGAAATGCTTCTTTGATAACGCGTCTTGCACGGGATGACCGCCGTAGTGCACCCGGGCTATTGTGGACTGATTACGGACGGAGAGAGGCAGCAACTTGACCCCCATAGTTAACATCGAGCCTGAAGCAAATTCTTGACGACAGCCGTAGTGGAGAGTCATCTTAGTCAGAGTCCTTCATAGCTTCTGATGGATGTGGTCATCAACTAATGCCATGTATATTATGGCGGTCAAAAAAAGCTAACTGCGAATCAAAGACAGTGATTCAATATGGCGAAGCTGATGCATCACGCGTCTTGCCTTTGCGTCACAGAGGCGGTAGGGACCGGTGCTTCTCTGTCAGATTCTTTGTACAGCCGCACATGACGAAACAACCGCGGCACATCCGCCTGTCACTTGTGCGACAATAACCTGGAGGCGGATGGCCCCAGATCGGCCTCAGGGATTCACCCACGTAGCTTCTGACAATGGTACAAAGGGATCAAAATTGTGCTTCTAGCTCCCCGAACAAGGTCGGCTCAACCTTGATGACATCAGGAAAGAAGAGTTTCATGCTTAGACAAACTCCTGAGCCATTTCATTCTGTAGATTTCCTGGACGTTGGATACAGAGGTTGCCTTTATCTTTGTTTCATCCACAGACTTGTGTgtttgtgtgtgtgtgtgtgtgtgtgtgtgcAAATAGATACTTCATGTCCAGACCACGAGCTGAACTGTTCTTTTTAGCGTGAAACATTAGCCTCAAGATCTATCAATTCAAGGGAAAGAAACACAAGCAAATTCGAGAGCACACCTCACAAGAATGCTTTGGGCATATTTAAATGAGGTATGCAGCCTTGAGATCCCATTGTTAGACTTTTCATACTGTGTCTCCTTGATCCAAAGCGCCTAAGCTGTCATTGAGCGCATATTCGTCTTGATCAAACAACTGACATAAGAAAATGTGCTCTTTATCCAATGGCATAATGTTCAGCCTTAACCACTCTGCTAGACGTCCTGCAGTCGGCTCACTTGATGGTGAGGGAGCCTTCGTAAGTTGCACTGAAATAATTACCTCTAACGGCGCTTTGAGGTTTCCTATGCACCAGGATTTTACTGTAGTTAACGTGACTCCTGGAGCAATATCGCTGTCCATCTGGAATTACTCATTGGCCACTTAAATATATCGTGATTTCAACGACAGGTTTATGATGTTAGACAGTACTCAGATATGGAAGTCTTGAAGGTACCGCCTACAGTAAACCACCTTTCGACGAGGTACTTTGTACAAGTGAAAAATCCGTCTTATCTAACACATACACGATATTCTTGATCAGTGGAGCACAATGACGATGCAATaatcgtcttcgtcttcgttAACATAGGTAGGTTTGATATTAGGCAGATCGTCATCCACGTTTCACACAAGAGATAATTGTCAGTTTTGTCATACAACGTTGCGTGCTTAGGAATTttatgaagaagaagtgcTGCAAAGGCGAGGTACTGGTAAACATAGTCAACCACACGAGCTGATCCGCACATTGTCATGTCAGTGGCCGGGTACGTTAATGTGTCAAGAGAATCGGGATCATGCATCCGAGCCATTGGATCCATACTTTATCCAGTAGCTTAGGTACCCATAGCTTGGGACCTGAATTACCGTTCTAGCGACAAGAAAACATGAGACCTAGATCCTAGTGACGACAGAAATAATTGGGTAAGCTTTGTCAAACCTTGGAGGGCCTTCAGGTTTGTTAATTTTGGTCTGGTCAAAGGTTAGAGGCTTTTTTGCTACGTGACGGCTATTTTGGCATATTTTGGAAAAGGCTGGAAAGTCCGCACACCTCGAGGCATTGAAAACAGCTAGAGTCTGGTCTACAACCCAACTGAATCTTACGGACTGCCTAAACCATTAATTGGTGTATTCTTGATGATGTAATGCCCTCAACTGGCAGCTGAATGTCCAACACTGGGGATGGATTCTGTAATAAAGCACATACCTACCTAGTCTGGCAGGAATGCGAATGTCTAGAATAACGTTGAAGTTCCATCAGATGGGATTACAAGACACCGCGTCGAGCAAAACATTAGAAGCTTAATTGGGAAACGAAATTCGTGACACCATATTATAAGGCAGACCGCGATAGCAAGTGTGCAGCCTACAGCCTACAAAATTGAGACATGAAGCTTAGATGATTCTCGTCACCTTGATTACCAGTATTCTCTCAATTTTATTAACGCCAACTTTTCTTCTGGGTCTTTACTGAAAGTGAAGACGATCACTTGCCAATTCCTGCACATCATGTCGTGGTTGATTGACTCGGGGATTTTTGTAGGCCGGGAGCCCGATGGTGACCGTGCGCCGGGAATAACAGCTCGGGGTCCAAATTTGATGAGCCGATGAAAAGAGCTGGTCAATTGGAGCAAGCTGTGCAAGCCAGCAAGGCGCCTCGTTGCACGCTCGCCTGGAAGGACCGGGTCGAATTGAGGTCTAGACTCTCTGTTAGCTTGTGCATTTTGGGAAATGGATCGACCAAGAGACAACGGGTCCAGTGCAAATGTATCCAGTACTGAGGCTTCAAGGACCCAGGAGCCAGGATTGTTTAGAATGCTCTGAAAACAATGACACTTTGACTGTAGGAAAGAAGAATGAAATGTTGTTCTTCAATGCTAGAGGTCTCATATAAACTATAGAGAGGTATCAGGGGTACTTGTAGGCCTCAAAAATGAACAAGGCCACGCCAATGTGCTGCTGGCTTTGAATTCAAGATCATCTACTCTACTACACGAGCAGCAAAGAAGGGTTGCGCTGCATGTACCCTGAACTTTAGTGGAGTTCCAGGCATTACATCATTTTAACGACTTTCGCTTCCCGTTCTTCTGGGAAAATGCATCCCTGTGCTTAACTTAGTccccagcccagcccagcccagcccagcccagtcCAGTCCACTGGAAGCTGTCGAATTATTGGCAGCAGCTTTTTTTCCCACTCCACGCGTGCAGTCTTGCAGACTCATACAAGGCAACCGCTGATCAACCTCAGGCTGCCTTTGGTCTGCGTCCTCTAAATCCAGGCCTCCATTATTTCATTTCCTACTGACTCAGCGGAGCTGAACAGGTACTGCCAGACGGCAGACACCATTATCCCAATCTTTCAGTCTCTCCTTTACCAGATCCCAAACTTTCTCATCGCATCCAGCCCTTCATTCCCACGAACCCGAGAGGTTCCGCGACAGCGTCGACACGTACACGTTCCTCGACTACCTGTTTCCAACAATTTCTGGTCTTTCGACTGCCCCCCCGGTTTCACCTTCAAACATCCTATGCGCCGCTATTGAGGTTGTATCGATAATACCAAGAGCATACTGTGATGCGCCTCCACCAAAACGTGCACACGCGACAAACATGGTCAACCCAGTAGGCGAAGAGAACTGGCTTGCCTATCTCGAAGAGATCGTCCGCAACGCCTCCGACCTCGAGCAGCGAGTCAATACTGTCGAACATTACAAGCTGGCTGTTGGCTCTGAGCCTGGTAGCTTGCGCATCTGGCTTGCCTACTGCAACTACTTCTGGTCCTTGTGGGAAGCTACTCAGACCCCTACAGGCCATGGCTGGTCTGATGAAGAGCGCATGCTCGGCCGAGAGCTCTTTTCCTTCGGCGGCGCTCTCGACTTGTGGCAGCAAGGCTACGAGGCTATTCGCTACCGCCTAGGGGATAGTCATCTGCTCTGGGATCGCTGGATCTCACTGGAGATGGAATTGCTGGCTAAGACGAGAACCCCCGAAGGCATAAAGCGCATCACGCATCTTTACCGTGACCGCCTGCTTACTCCCCATCTTACCTGGGACGAAACATCCCAGAACTTCTCTACTTTCCTATCAGAGTATAACCGCACTGCATGGGAGGAATCCATGAAGGATGTTACCACCAATGCCCAGGAGACGAAACGACTGATCGCCGCTCGAGACCCCTACGAATCTGCTCTGAAGAAAGCGGCGGACGCAGGCGATGTCGAAGCCCAGAAAACGGCCTTCACTACGTATCTCGAGTGGGAGATGCTTCAGAGTAAGCGCAGCAACGACAATCCCGAAATTGGAATTGATCTATGCCGCGGCCTCTACGCACGTGCTCTCACCGGTGCTCTTGCTACAGACCAAAATACCTGGTACGAGTACATCGTTTTTCTATCCTCATCCAACACCGATCTCCAAGCGCCGAGCAGTCTACTGGACGTACTCCGTAGAGCTGTTCAGCACTGCCCCTGGTCCGGCCTTCTCTGGAATAGATACATTATGTGCGCCGAAGAGGCTAAGCGTCCATTCGCTGAGGTTGAGTCCATCAAACATTCTGCAACTAGTGAGGATCAATTACTCAAAGATGGCATGGAGGGAATGATCGAAATGTATGTGGCTTGGTGTGGGTTCCTGAAACGCAATGCTATGGATGCTAGTGCCTCCgacgaggctgttgatgttgccgATGTCGGTCTTATTGCAGCTCTGGAGGACGTTTCAGTTGTTGGAAAGCGACTCTACGACAAGGACTTCCAGGGTGACCCCAAATTTCGACTTGAGCGCATCTACATTCAGTATCTCACAGAAAAGAAGGGTGCCGTGGACGAAGCTAGAGCTCAGTGGAACAAACTGGCAGCCCTACAAATCCATGCAGATAACCACGACTTTTGGTTCAGGTATTATATGTGGGAGAtgctcatcttctcatcagccGGTGCCCAAGACAACAGAAGCCCTACGCCTTCGTCTGGCGGTGGCACTTATCGAATACCAACTCTAGCTACTGCTGTTCTTACCCGTGCTGTTGCTCGCAGAACTATTGACTGGCCAGAGAAAGTTCTGGAGGTGTATATGCAGCATTGCAACGACTACGAAATGCCACTGCCGTTGCGAAAGGCAGCGGACCGGGTTCACAAAACCGGGAAAGAAGTAAAAAAGCGCAGGGAACGGGAGGAACAAGAGAAGGCTGCGGCCTATGCCGCGTACTACACTGCCCCTGAAACCCTAGAGAAGGGCCAGGGGGTTACATCACCGGGTGGTTCTAAGAGGAAAAGGGATT
This DNA window, taken from Fusarium oxysporum f. sp. lycopersici 4287 chromosome 7, whole genome shotgun sequence, encodes the following:
- a CDS encoding cytochrome c oxidase subunit 7, with amino-acid sequence MAVRPITGMLRRNLVLDLSIALGSGFVMANFFWYGFHMPRTNARDNYYIKLEEERAAQKNE
- a CDS encoding hypothetical protein (At least one base has a quality score < 10), with the protein product MSLRFAARRLAVSARTAHPVSSTPAPVFSATVGPSVQRRHKWASNLFKGWGKPRNKDAGASPAQDPTSLLDDPKSREEYLQKSMYSGVEDNIFQDEIEKVSTDTTPGAPEIEQKTKENMAMVVDPDPRSRVRWQRKKVIQMVRRNGRLTRDERIQMSERQLLHKSEFMPTSVKKLVMLARQIAGKSVDDAIVQMKWSKKKMAAEIGYYLEEARDLAIAQRGMGLGKVNNEILKTPKKIQTVDGKWIEIEDPTRMYIAQSWVGRGPWRGKRIDYKGRGRMGIIRHPSTSLTVLLKEEKTRIREYEERVEKKNKKGPWVHLPNRPVYGQRPYYSW
- a CDS encoding hypothetical protein (At least one base has a quality score < 10); the protein is MYSGVEDNIFQDEIEKVSTDTTPGAPEIEQKTKENMAMVVDPDPRSRVRWQRKKVIQMVRRNGRLTRDERIQMSERQLLHKSEFMPTSVKKLVMLARQIAGKSVDDAIVQMKWSKKKMAAEIGYYLEEARDLAIAQRGMGLGKVNNEILKTPKKIQTVDGKWIEIEDPTRMYIAQSWVGRGPWRGKRIDYKGRGRMGIIRHPSTSLTVLLKEEKTRIREYEERVEKKNKKGPWVHLPNRPVYGQRPYYSW
- a CDS encoding hypothetical protein (At least one base has a quality score < 10), which produces MRFSLSTLVALGALQTLGVYAQDCVNACVESVKPTVGCADATQAGCICVSPSFIKGVAECARAPSCNAADADITSFLSNGFCVGQQLPALPEAAATSASGAATTSAAAVATSSEVAAATSETPAAADTSDAASSSAAPPVTSEAPEATSTDVVDASSTAETAGATEPTATGSEASASSTDADSSSTASEAAGAAATSDSSDDDSDKKEESSSGMSGAAKAGVGIGVTIGILALLGIAGFFFWKKRQNQHDLPRGNMASMSPPMATRDRSYPLPDQGSIGEKNGYDLELMSHRYEDMLPREEPRHMV
- a CDS encoding hypothetical protein (At least one base has a quality score < 10) codes for the protein MHSLETGADGLQNACVESVKPTVGCADATQAGCICVSPSFIKGVAECARAPSCNAADADITSFLSNGFCVGQQLPALPEAAATSASGAATTSAAAVATSSEVAAATSETPAAADTSDAASSSAAPPVTSEAPEATSTDVVDASSTAETAGATEPTATGSEASASSTDADSSSTASEAAGAAATSDSSDDDSDKKEESSSGMSGAAKAGVGIGVTIGILALLGIAGFFFWKKRQNQHDLPRGNMASMSPPMATRDRSYPLPDQGSIGEKNGYDLELMSHRYEDMLPREEPRHMV